The proteins below are encoded in one region of Amycolatopsis magusensis:
- a CDS encoding SRPBCC family protein produces the protein MASKSRHTALIAIPLAAASLFGVLTSTPAQAAAPAPLTCRGQGVDADAKIRYRTEAVINAPMSTIWRLQTDVERWPSWQPAVTSSERLDHGPLRAGSRFQWTTPVPPTATTPATTLEITSSVHQVRRDQCLRWSGPAIGEGLRIDNGVHVWNFQQVKDGVLVRTEETWTGAQVEADVPTSVAYLGQGLEKWLTDLKTAAETSPC, from the coding sequence ATGGCCAGCAAGTCCCGCCACACCGCCCTGATCGCGATCCCGCTGGCCGCCGCCAGCCTGTTCGGCGTGCTCACCAGCACCCCGGCCCAGGCCGCCGCCCCGGCGCCGCTGACCTGCCGCGGACAGGGCGTCGATGCCGACGCCAAAATCCGGTACCGCACCGAGGCGGTCATCAACGCGCCGATGAGCACCATCTGGAGACTGCAGACCGATGTGGAGCGCTGGCCGTCGTGGCAGCCGGCGGTCACCAGCAGCGAGCGCCTGGACCACGGCCCACTCCGCGCCGGCTCGCGGTTCCAGTGGACCACTCCGGTGCCGCCCACCGCCACCACCCCCGCGACCACGCTGGAGATCACCTCGAGCGTCCACCAAGTCCGGCGCGACCAGTGCCTGCGCTGGAGCGGCCCGGCGATCGGCGAGGGCCTGCGCATCGACAACGGCGTGCACGTCTGGAACTTCCAGCAGGTCAAGGACGGCGTGCTGGTCCGCACCGAAGAGACCTGGACCGGCGCCCAGGTCGAAGCCGATGTGCCCACCTCGGTCGCCTACCTCGGTCAGGGCCTCGAAAAGTGGCTGACCGACCTGAAGACCGCCGCCGAGACCAGCCCCTGCTGA
- a CDS encoding Lrp/AsnC family transcriptional regulator, with product MGFDDALVAALRADGRMSVADLAQRVGASRSAVSARLEQLRADGSLTVIAAVHPEFLGLTAYAHLAIRTSGRSRATADAIAALPAAAFVSAVSGEYQVVAELRLPDPAALYRTVADIRGLPDVERVNTLVYVDVLKGLFMPGRPLAPGLRVDDRDLAIMLRLQADGRESFARIAQHVGLSPSATRTRVGYLVEHEVIRIAPVLSRARPDAGLVCGIGLNVRGAGDAVTAALAARDDVEFLARTIGRFDVVATVAARAARDLDQVLEQIGGRQDVVSTEAWVHLRIAKERYEWPLPTADELRLRR from the coding sequence TTGGGCTTCGACGATGCCCTGGTCGCGGCCCTGCGCGCGGACGGCCGGATGAGCGTGGCGGACCTCGCCCAGCGCGTCGGCGCTTCGCGGTCGGCCGTCTCCGCGCGGTTGGAACAGCTGAGAGCCGACGGATCGCTCACCGTGATCGCGGCCGTCCACCCGGAGTTCCTGGGCCTGACCGCCTACGCGCACCTCGCGATCCGCACCTCGGGCCGGTCGCGGGCGACCGCCGACGCGATCGCGGCCCTGCCCGCCGCGGCGTTCGTTTCCGCGGTCAGCGGCGAATACCAGGTGGTCGCCGAGTTGCGGCTGCCGGATCCCGCGGCGCTGTACCGGACCGTGGCCGACATCCGCGGCCTGCCGGACGTGGAGCGGGTCAACACCCTGGTCTACGTCGACGTGCTCAAGGGACTGTTCATGCCCGGCCGCCCGCTGGCGCCCGGACTGCGCGTCGACGACCGCGATCTCGCCATCATGCTGCGACTCCAGGCCGACGGCCGTGAAAGCTTCGCGCGCATCGCGCAGCACGTCGGCCTGTCACCGTCGGCGACGCGCACGCGGGTGGGTTATCTGGTGGAGCACGAGGTCATCCGGATCGCGCCGGTGCTCAGCCGCGCGCGCCCGGATGCCGGGTTGGTGTGCGGGATCGGGCTCAACGTGCGCGGCGCCGGGGACGCGGTAACAGCGGCGCTCGCGGCTCGGGACGACGTCGAATTCCTGGCCCGCACCATCGGCCGGTTCGACGTCGTCGCCACCGTCGCGGCGCGTGCCGCCCGTGACCTCGACCAGGTCCTCGAACAGATCGGCGGCCGGCAGGACGTGGTGAGCACGGAGGCGTGGGTGCACCTGCGCATCGCCAAGGAACGCTACGAATGGCCGCTGCCCACCGCGGACGAACTCCGGCTGAGGCGCTAG
- a CDS encoding amidohydrolase — MRTLHHLERSALDATATILLPEGLVTVDDATEGAEAVLVFGDQIAAVGSVDACHRAAAGLGHAAPEVRRLSGTLLPGFVDPHAHPLMYGQMMTWVDCGPGQAASIPEIVALLRAAAERTPADRPVRGYGYEHRNLAEKRHPHKEELDAVATDREVYLMNASGHGGVVNSFTLARNGVTRDTPDPDGGVFFRDEHGELTGELSDAACNILTGVSGVKVGHHGPNFHLADEPAEHLRQLAAAQEKFLAAGVTSIGDAQVTRREFDMYLRLAEAGQLTTRVHMYLLSHLLDQALEMGLHGAFGNSHLSFAGIKFYADGTLGGWTAYFPDGYVGDPCRTGQLYHEPADYTALIEKAHAAGLQTATHAQSPAAIGMVLDALESAQRRHPRDDARHRIEHCGLPSPQQIHRMAALGVHPVNQPQHYYNWGEGVTDAVGTPGERFNPLGEFQAAGVPVTLSSDAPVAEPNPLEAIQTAVTRVTRRGHRLGGDELLIDARSAVAAHTIAGARALGRERDLGSITPGKRADFVLLAENPLTTEPGAIADIRVLATWVGGEVHHRHAAQEPAR, encoded by the coding sequence ATGCGCACGCTGCACCACCTCGAACGTTCCGCACTCGACGCCACCGCGACGATCCTGCTCCCCGAAGGGCTCGTGACCGTCGACGACGCGACCGAGGGCGCCGAGGCGGTCCTGGTGTTCGGCGACCAGATCGCCGCGGTCGGCTCGGTCGACGCCTGCCACCGGGCGGCGGCCGGGCTCGGGCACGCGGCACCCGAGGTGCGGCGACTGAGCGGCACACTGTTGCCCGGCTTCGTGGATCCGCACGCGCATCCGCTGATGTACGGGCAGATGATGACCTGGGTGGACTGCGGGCCGGGCCAGGCGGCGAGCATCCCCGAGATCGTCGCCCTGCTGCGCGCGGCGGCCGAGCGCACCCCGGCGGACCGGCCGGTGCGCGGCTATGGCTACGAGCACCGCAACCTCGCCGAGAAACGCCATCCCCACAAGGAAGAACTCGACGCCGTCGCCACGGACCGCGAGGTCTACCTGATGAACGCCAGCGGGCACGGCGGCGTGGTCAACAGCTTCACGCTGGCGCGCAACGGCGTCACCCGCGACACCCCGGACCCCGACGGCGGCGTGTTCTTCCGGGACGAGCACGGCGAACTCACCGGCGAGCTGTCGGACGCGGCGTGCAACATCCTCACCGGGGTTTCCGGGGTGAAGGTCGGGCATCACGGCCCCAACTTCCACCTCGCCGACGAACCGGCCGAGCACCTGCGTCAACTGGCCGCGGCGCAGGAGAAGTTCCTGGCCGCGGGGGTCACCTCGATCGGCGACGCGCAGGTCACGCGCCGCGAGTTCGACATGTACCTGCGGCTCGCCGAAGCCGGGCAGCTCACCACGCGCGTGCACATGTACCTGCTGTCCCACCTGCTCGACCAGGCACTGGAAATGGGGCTGCACGGCGCTTTCGGGAACTCGCACCTCTCGTTCGCCGGGATCAAGTTCTACGCGGACGGCACGCTCGGCGGCTGGACCGCGTACTTCCCGGACGGCTACGTCGGCGACCCGTGCCGCACCGGGCAGCTCTACCACGAGCCCGCGGACTACACCGCGTTGATCGAGAAGGCGCACGCCGCCGGGCTGCAGACCGCGACCCACGCGCAGTCCCCCGCCGCGATCGGCATGGTGCTCGACGCCCTCGAATCCGCGCAGCGACGGCACCCGCGTGATGATGCCCGCCACCGCATCGAGCACTGCGGACTGCCGTCCCCGCAACAGATCCACCGGATGGCCGCGCTCGGCGTCCACCCGGTCAACCAGCCGCAGCACTACTACAACTGGGGCGAGGGCGTGACCGACGCAGTCGGCACGCCGGGCGAGCGCTTCAACCCGCTGGGCGAGTTCCAGGCGGCCGGCGTGCCGGTCACGCTCAGCTCGGACGCCCCGGTCGCGGAACCGAACCCGCTCGAAGCCATCCAGACCGCGGTGACCAGGGTGACCCGGCGAGGGCACCGCCTCGGCGGGGACGAGCTGCTGATCGACGCGCGATCCGCCGTCGCCGCGCACACCATCGCCGGTGCCCGCGCGCTCGGCCGCGAACGCGACCTCGGCTCGATCACCCCCGGCAAGCGCGCCGACTTCGTGCTCCTCGCCGAAAACCCACTCACCACCGAACCCGGGGCCATCGCGGACATCCGCGTGCTGGCGACCTGGGTCGGTGGCGAAGTCCACCACCGCCACGCCGCCCAGGAGCCCGCCCGATGA
- a CDS encoding helix-turn-helix domain-containing protein: MPGGRLTQQERQQIALGLADGLAYAEIARRLDRPTSTITREVMRNGGPTAYRADLAHHATERRAHRHRQAAPRRAGAPPRADGRDAEAVREYEETYTTLLMQSGLPKMMARVLTCLTTSDSASLTAVELVQRLQVSPASVSKAVAFLESQGLLRRERDDRRRERYIVDNDVWYQSMVASAQSHALLAETARQGVNVLGSGTPAAVRLENIARFIDFVGESIARAAEQARDILHAKPVDRN; the protein is encoded by the coding sequence ATGCCGGGAGGCAGGCTCACCCAGCAGGAACGCCAGCAGATCGCGCTGGGCCTGGCCGACGGCCTCGCCTACGCGGAGATCGCCCGGCGGCTCGACCGGCCCACTTCGACGATCACGCGTGAGGTGATGCGCAACGGCGGACCGACGGCGTATCGGGCGGATTTGGCGCACCACGCCACCGAGCGTCGCGCCCATCGGCACCGGCAGGCCGCGCCGCGCCGGGCTGGGGCGCCTCCGCGGGCGGATGGGCGTGACGCCGAGGCGGTGCGTGAATATGAGGAGACGTACACGACCCTGCTCATGCAGTCGGGTCTGCCCAAGATGATGGCCCGGGTGCTGACCTGCCTCACCACGAGCGACTCGGCCAGCCTCACCGCGGTCGAACTCGTGCAGCGGCTCCAGGTCAGCCCGGCTTCGGTGTCCAAGGCGGTCGCGTTCCTCGAAAGCCAGGGGCTTCTCCGCCGGGAACGCGACGACCGCCGCCGCGAGCGGTACATCGTGGACAACGACGTCTGGTATCAGTCGATGGTCGCCAGCGCTCAATCGCACGCGCTGCTCGCCGAGACCGCGCGGCAGGGCGTCAACGTCCTCGGGTCCGGCACTCCGGCCGCCGTCCGCCTGGAGAACATCGCCCGCTTCATCGACTTCGTCGGCGAGAGCATCGCGCGCGCGGCAGAGCAGGCCCGGGACATCCTCCACGCGAAACCCGTGGACCGGAACTGA
- a CDS encoding DUF4097 family beta strand repeat-containing protein — protein MKTFESPAPITAVLDIPAGRVQFIAADRADTAVEVRPADASKSRDVKVAEQTTVEFRDGVLRIEASAKNQLLGASGSIEVTVQLPAGSRVEAKAASADFRGVGRLGDVAFEGSHGEVKLDEAASVRLTSHAGDVSVGRLTGPAEISTGKGDIRIAEAVRGELVLRTEAGDVTVDAAAGVSASLDAGTPTGRIHNSLKNTGDAELTIRATTAYGDITARSL, from the coding sequence ATGAAGACCTTCGAATCCCCCGCCCCCATCACCGCCGTCCTCGACATCCCCGCCGGCCGCGTCCAGTTCATCGCCGCCGACCGGGCCGACACCGCCGTCGAGGTCCGGCCCGCCGACGCCTCGAAGAGCCGCGACGTGAAGGTGGCCGAGCAGACCACGGTCGAATTCCGCGACGGCGTCCTGCGGATCGAGGCCTCGGCGAAGAACCAGCTGCTCGGCGCCTCCGGCTCCATCGAGGTGACGGTTCAGCTGCCCGCCGGGTCCCGCGTCGAGGCGAAGGCCGCGAGCGCCGACTTCCGGGGCGTCGGCCGGCTCGGCGACGTCGCCTTCGAGGGCTCGCACGGCGAGGTCAAGCTCGACGAGGCCGCGAGCGTCCGCCTCACCTCCCACGCCGGTGACGTCTCGGTCGGCCGTCTCACCGGGCCCGCGGAGATCAGCACCGGCAAGGGCGACATCCGGATCGCCGAGGCCGTGCGCGGCGAGCTCGTGCTGCGAACCGAGGCGGGCGACGTGACGGTCGACGCCGCCGCCGGGGTTTCCGCGTCCCTGGACGCCGGCACCCCCACCGGCCGGATCCACAACTCGCTCAAGAACACCGGCGACGCCGAACTGACCATCCGCGCCACCACGGCCTACGGCGACATCACCGCCCGCAGCCTCTGA
- a CDS encoding MFS transporter translates to MTHDLRTQPHSPRRARRAGFAAFVGTTIEWYDFYIYATAASLVFGTVFFPETGDRLTGVAAAFATYAVGFFARPLGGIVFGHVGDRVGRKTALVITLTMMGAATFLVGCLPGYDQIGAWAPVLLVLLRFLQGLAVGGEWGGAVLMAVEHAPADKKTFYGSFAQAGNPAGALLATGLFSLLSLGGTEFLNGWGWRIPFFASALLIVVGLIVRAKVEESPVFEEVAGSTAGVPLLYALRTNWKPILLGVCVLPVALGGYYLVTTFATAYATDPAVGVSESLVLNALSIAAFVELVLTFGTAWLGDRFGRVRVVVIGLVGVAVLAAPQFLVFSTKNSLLIILAFVVMRLAMTATYSPIAAVLSQMFRPQARYTSISLSYQLAGAIFGGLSPLVSTLLFQATGSIWPVIVLLIGMCVLSTVCVLLAPQHTDEVTTSA, encoded by the coding sequence ATGACGCACGACCTCCGCACCCAGCCCCACTCACCGCGGCGGGCCCGCAGGGCGGGGTTCGCCGCCTTCGTCGGCACCACCATCGAGTGGTACGACTTCTACATCTACGCCACCGCCGCGAGCCTCGTCTTCGGCACCGTGTTCTTCCCGGAGACCGGCGACCGGCTGACCGGGGTCGCGGCGGCCTTCGCCACCTACGCGGTCGGCTTCTTCGCCCGCCCGCTGGGCGGCATCGTCTTCGGCCACGTCGGTGACCGGGTGGGCCGCAAGACCGCGCTGGTGATCACGCTGACGATGATGGGCGCGGCGACCTTCCTCGTCGGCTGCCTGCCCGGGTACGACCAGATCGGCGCGTGGGCGCCCGTTCTGCTGGTGCTGCTGCGGTTCCTCCAGGGGCTCGCGGTGGGCGGGGAATGGGGTGGTGCCGTGCTGATGGCCGTCGAGCACGCACCCGCGGACAAGAAGACCTTCTACGGCAGCTTCGCCCAGGCGGGCAATCCGGCGGGCGCGCTGCTGGCGACCGGCTTGTTCAGCCTGCTGAGCCTGGGCGGCACGGAGTTCCTGAACGGCTGGGGCTGGCGCATCCCGTTCTTCGCCTCCGCGCTGCTGATCGTGGTCGGCCTGATCGTGCGCGCCAAGGTCGAGGAGTCGCCGGTGTTCGAAGAGGTCGCCGGCTCGACCGCCGGAGTGCCCCTCCTCTACGCCCTGCGCACCAACTGGAAGCCGATCCTCCTGGGTGTCTGCGTGCTGCCCGTCGCGCTCGGCGGCTACTACCTCGTCACCACGTTCGCGACCGCCTACGCGACCGATCCCGCCGTCGGGGTCTCCGAGTCGCTCGTGCTCAACGCGCTCAGCATCGCCGCGTTCGTCGAACTCGTGCTCACCTTCGGCACGGCATGGCTCGGCGACCGCTTCGGCCGGGTGCGGGTGGTCGTCATCGGCCTCGTCGGTGTCGCGGTGCTCGCCGCACCGCAGTTCCTCGTGTTCTCCACGAAGAACTCGCTGCTCATCATCCTCGCGTTCGTGGTGATGCGGCTGGCGATGACGGCGACCTACAGCCCGATCGCGGCCGTGCTCTCCCAGATGTTCCGCCCGCAGGCGCGCTACACCAGCATCTCGCTCTCCTACCAGCTGGCAGGCGCGATCTTCGGCGGCCTCTCGCCGCTGGTGTCGACGCTGCTGTTCCAGGCGACCGGGAGCATCTGGCCGGTCATCGTGCTGCTGATCGGCATGTGCGTGCTCAGCACGGTCTGTGTGCTGCTCGCGCCGCAGCACACCGACGAAGTCACCACTTCCGCTTAA
- a CDS encoding TetR/AcrR family transcriptional regulator, with amino-acid sequence MADTGAMSSRERYRAQVRAEIKQQAWEQLAKAGVAALSLNAIAKHLGMTGPGLYRYFASRDELITELIRDAYRSLADTLRAAADSGADVARLAHVVREWAVSDPHRYFLIYGTPLPGYHAPADTTAISSEIMTTVIDAYAEATSDKAATPFEAHLESHRDWAGEHPASTATLRRFLAFWTRVHGVLSLELAGHFAGMGFDPAQLFDDEVADLLAR; translated from the coding sequence ATGGCGGACACCGGGGCGATGAGTTCGCGGGAGCGCTACCGGGCCCAGGTGCGCGCGGAGATCAAGCAGCAGGCGTGGGAACAGCTCGCCAAGGCGGGCGTCGCCGCGCTCTCGCTCAACGCGATCGCCAAGCACCTGGGTATGACCGGCCCGGGGCTGTACCGGTACTTCGCCAGCCGCGACGAGCTGATCACCGAACTGATCCGCGACGCCTACCGCAGCCTCGCCGACACCCTGCGGGCCGCCGCCGATTCCGGGGCGGATGTCGCCAGGCTGGCGCACGTCGTGCGGGAGTGGGCGGTGAGCGATCCGCACCGGTACTTCCTCATCTACGGCACGCCGCTGCCCGGCTACCACGCGCCCGCGGACACCACCGCGATCTCGTCGGAGATCATGACCACGGTGATCGACGCCTACGCGGAGGCGACTTCGGACAAGGCGGCCACCCCCTTCGAAGCCCACCTCGAATCCCATCGCGACTGGGCAGGCGAGCACCCGGCGTCCACCGCGACCCTGCGCCGCTTCCTGGCTTTCTGGACGCGGGTGCACGGCGTGCTCTCGCTGGAACTCGCCGGGCACTTCGCCGGGATGGGCTTCGATCCCGCCCAGCTCTTCGACGACGAAGTGGCCGATCTGCTGGCGCGTTAG
- a CDS encoding VOC family protein has translation MPAKLAAVVVDCPDPQALAPFYEALLAAKRTRDDADCVLLSLGPGQPDISLQRSEKYVRPDWVSGDPAQQLHFDLLVDDLDVAEQEVLALGGHLLDGSGKPIGYRVYTDPAGHPFCLTTPESLPAPDA, from the coding sequence ATGCCCGCGAAACTCGCCGCTGTCGTGGTGGACTGCCCTGACCCCCAGGCACTCGCGCCCTTCTACGAGGCACTCCTGGCGGCGAAGCGAACCAGGGATGACGCGGACTGCGTGCTGCTCTCACTGGGCCCAGGTCAGCCGGACATCTCCCTGCAGCGCAGTGAAAAGTACGTCCGCCCGGACTGGGTGAGCGGCGACCCGGCGCAGCAACTGCACTTCGATCTTCTCGTGGACGACCTGGATGTCGCCGAACAGGAGGTGCTCGCCCTGGGCGGGCACCTCCTCGACGGTTCCGGCAAACCCATCGGCTACCGCGTGTACACCGATCCAGCAGGCCACCCGTTCTGCCTAACCACCCCCGAAAGCCTCCCAGCACCAGATGCCTAA
- a CDS encoding S9 family peptidase, whose translation MITTADYQAAEQLLRRPARPGELVTGDKVRPQWIDGGTRFWYAVPTGGGKRFVLADPAAGTREPAFDHDRLAAALTSVTGQQVDPEALPFMAIDPAGNTVEFDAFGEYWRCRLDDYSVERAEFTPPGNPLEVASPDQKFAVSRRGHDLWAHSRSDGREWALTTDGEPAYEYGPGPGSTSNATLLRKIGLPHLPPAVAWSPDSKKVLAHRIDEREVRQTHLVEARPADGGAPRLHTQRYAYPGDEHLPLAELVVLDVAHGEVVRAQAEPLITTKVSPIMLRWAWWAEDSSAVYYLGQPRDLRTLTLHRLDPATGEVTAVLSETGDTRVEPNQWLFEPPIVRVLDGEVLWYSQRDGWGHLYRYDLHTGELLGQVTSGQWAVRQILHVDEAERVVYFTASGLVDADPYSRTVCRVGLDGSGFAKVTDDELDHVVIMPGHHEYFLDSASTVDTAPVTVVRDWSGRVLVELERADIGKLTATGWTPPERFRVKAADGVTDIYGVLYRPRGFDPEQRYPVVDTLYPGPQVERVSPGFDPGGLGLDAEPLAALGFAVIAVDGRGTPGRSKAFHDASYGNLADAGSLADHVAALRQLAETRPWLDLDRLAAFGHSGGGFATARAMLDFPEVYRAGVALSGSHDAPFFNPGFIETYDGADNRDAWARTSNVDIADRLTGKLLLVHGELDDQVHPHQTLRLADRLVAANKEFELLIVPGAEHTFIDCLAYVRTRCWDFLVRELMGTRPPAYRPAPIPIGPELLAEMFA comes from the coding sequence ATGATCACCACAGCGGACTACCAAGCCGCCGAACAACTTCTGCGCCGTCCGGCCCGTCCCGGTGAGCTCGTCACCGGCGACAAGGTCAGACCACAGTGGATCGACGGAGGTACCCGCTTCTGGTACGCGGTGCCCACCGGCGGCGGCAAGCGGTTCGTGCTGGCCGACCCGGCGGCGGGCACCCGCGAGCCCGCCTTCGACCACGACCGGCTCGCCGCCGCGCTGACCAGCGTCACCGGGCAGCAGGTCGACCCCGAAGCGCTGCCGTTCATGGCCATCGACCCGGCCGGGAACACCGTGGAATTCGACGCGTTCGGCGAGTACTGGCGCTGCCGCCTGGACGACTACTCCGTCGAGCGGGCCGAGTTCACGCCGCCGGGCAACCCGCTGGAGGTGGCCTCGCCCGACCAGAAGTTCGCGGTGTCCCGGCGGGGGCACGACCTGTGGGCGCACTCGCGGTCCGACGGCCGCGAGTGGGCGCTGACCACCGACGGCGAGCCCGCCTACGAGTACGGCCCCGGGCCCGGCTCGACGAGCAACGCCACCCTGCTGCGCAAGATCGGTCTGCCGCACCTGCCGCCCGCGGTGGCCTGGTCGCCCGACTCGAAGAAGGTGCTGGCGCACCGGATCGACGAACGCGAGGTCCGGCAGACGCACCTCGTGGAGGCCCGGCCCGCCGACGGTGGCGCGCCGCGCCTGCACACCCAGCGGTACGCCTATCCCGGCGACGAGCACCTGCCGCTGGCCGAACTGGTCGTGCTGGACGTCGCCCACGGCGAGGTGGTCCGCGCGCAGGCCGAGCCGCTGATCACGACGAAGGTGTCGCCGATCATGCTCCGCTGGGCGTGGTGGGCGGAGGACAGCTCGGCGGTCTACTACCTCGGGCAGCCCCGCGACCTGCGCACCCTCACCCTGCACCGCCTCGACCCGGCCACCGGCGAGGTGACCGCGGTGCTCAGCGAGACCGGGGACACCCGCGTGGAGCCCAACCAGTGGCTGTTCGAGCCGCCGATCGTGCGGGTGCTGGACGGCGAGGTGCTGTGGTACTCGCAGCGCGACGGCTGGGGCCACCTGTACCGGTACGACCTGCACACCGGGGAGTTGCTCGGCCAGGTCACCTCCGGGCAGTGGGCGGTGCGGCAGATCCTGCACGTCGACGAGGCGGAACGGGTGGTCTACTTCACCGCTTCCGGGCTGGTCGACGCCGATCCGTATAGCCGCACGGTGTGCCGGGTCGGCCTGGACGGCTCCGGCTTCGCCAAGGTCACCGACGACGAACTGGACCACGTGGTGATCATGCCGGGACACCACGAGTACTTCCTGGACTCGGCGTCCACTGTGGACACGGCGCCGGTGACGGTGGTGCGTGACTGGTCCGGCCGCGTGCTGGTCGAGCTGGAGCGCGCCGACATCGGCAAGCTGACCGCCACCGGCTGGACCCCGCCGGAACGGTTCCGCGTCAAGGCCGCCGACGGGGTGACCGACATCTACGGGGTGCTGTACCGGCCGCGGGGATTCGACCCCGAGCAGCGTTATCCGGTGGTGGACACCCTCTACCCCGGCCCGCAGGTCGAACGGGTCTCCCCCGGCTTCGACCCCGGCGGCCTGGGTCTCGACGCGGAACCTTTGGCAGCGCTGGGTTTTGCGGTGATCGCGGTCGACGGGCGAGGCACACCCGGGCGGAGCAAGGCTTTCCACGACGCCTCCTACGGCAACCTGGCCGACGCGGGCAGCCTGGCCGACCACGTCGCCGCGCTGCGGCAGCTGGCCGAGACCCGGCCGTGGCTCGACCTGGACCGGTTGGCCGCGTTCGGCCACTCCGGCGGCGGGTTCGCCACGGCGCGGGCGATGCTGGACTTCCCGGAGGTGTACCGGGCGGGGGTCGCCCTCTCCGGCTCGCACGACGCCCCCTTCTTCAACCCGGGCTTCATCGAGACCTACGACGGCGCGGACAACCGCGACGCCTGGGCCCGCACATCCAATGTGGACATAGCGGACCGGCTGACCGGCAAGCTGCTGCTGGTTCATGGCGAGCTGGACGACCAGGTCCACCCACACCAGACGCTGCGGCTGGCCGACCGGCTCGTCGCCGCGAACAAGGAGTTCGAGCTGCTCATCGTGCCCGGGGCCGAGCACACGTTCATCGACTGCCTGGCCTACGTCCGCACGCGCTGCTGGGACTTCCTGGTGCGGGAGCTGATGGGCACCCGCCCGCCCGCCTACCGACCGGCGCCCATCCCCATCGGGCCCGAGCTGCTGGCCGAGATGTTCGCCTGA